Proteins from a single region of Apium graveolens cultivar Ventura chromosome 7, ASM990537v1, whole genome shotgun sequence:
- the LOC141673644 gene encoding uncharacterized protein LOC141673644, whose translation MEAGNGKVREGGVGLNYLMLTRENYTAWAIKMKVFMQAHGVWQAIEPKDPKGNVDETVDKLALVAIFQGIPEDFLLSLAEKTTAKEAWEELKTMCLGAERVKRAKVQTLKADFESLKMKNGELLDDFFFKLNGLVANIRALRESVEESYVVKKLLRTVPTKFLQIASIIKQFGDLEKMSVEEAVGSLKAHEERLKGQEEPVGGQLLLTEDEWVKREKQESGQLLLTRDGWLKRSKSKGRQNGGDYRGNEGVRTGRDRSKIRCFNCLAYGHYAAECRKPK comes from the coding sequence ATGGAAGCAGGGAATGGGAAAGTAAGAGAGGGTGGAGTTGGTCTGAACTATCTGATGTTGACGCGAGAAAACTACACCGCATGGGCTATTAAGATGAAGGTGTTCATGCAAGCACATGGGGTGTGGCAAGCTATAGAACCCAAAGATCCTAAGGGGAATGTGGACGAGACCGTCGATAAACTCGCTTTAGTAGCAATCTTTCAAGGAATACCTGAGGATTTCCTCTTATCACTTGCTGAGAAAACCACTGCTAAAGAAGCATGGGAGGAACTTAAAACTATGTGTCTCGGTGCGGAGCGTGTTAAAAGGGCAAAGGTACAAACATTAAAAGCAGATTTCGAGTCCTTGAAGATGAAAAACGGGGAGCTGCTGGACGACTTTTTCTTTAAATTGAATGGGTTAGTTGCAAACATCCGAGCTTTGCGTGAAAGTGTGGAAGAAAGCTACgttgtgaaaaaattattaaggACAGTACCAACAAAATTTCTGCAGATAGCTTCCATAATTAAACAGTTTGGTGATCTTGAGAAAATGTCGGTAGAGGAGGCAGTCGGGTCTTTAAAGGCCCATGAAGAACGACTCAAGGGTCAGGAAGAACCTGTGGGTGGACAATTATTACTCACAGAGGATGAGTGGGTTAAGAGAGAAAAACAAGAGAGTGGTCAATTGTTGTTAACCAGAGATGGGTGGCTCAAAAGGTCTAAATCAAAGGGACGTCAAAATGGAGGTGACTATCGTGGAAATGAAGGTGTTCGTACGGGGCGAGATAGGAGCAAAATTAGATGTTTCAACTGTCTCGCCTATGGTCACTATGCGGCCGAGTGTCGAAAGCCCAAATGA
- the LOC141673645 gene encoding zinc finger CCCH domain-containing protein 36-like, with product MGERRTIAPRDNNAVGTERSVLVCDSFAKGWCAKGNSCRFLHLQDSFSWEPSTPFQPSFPLTQSLLSSVKRINSILDVTEQSKPGEVHSILSDGFRGSSKCLSFEQSLGQNIANQQNYGNGLPPLETGTAVTGHDMAVPEDNVKISKDISRDPKSMTEFRLTLIEKVKQVLRPIWHEGKLSKKAHNKIVKKTADRTMGMVKKISSTPESADRFSSPEDKIIAKWVKHYMEKYGKQ from the exons ATGGGAGAACGAA GAACAATTGCACCTCGAGACAATAATGCTGTTGGGACTGAAAGATCTGTTCTTGTTTGTGATTCGTTTGCCAAAGGGTGGTGTGCAAAGGGAAATTCTTGTAGGTTTCTACATTTACAAGATTCATTCAGTTGGGAGCCATCAACTCCCTTTCAACCATCGTTTCCTCTCACTCAGAGTTTGTTGTCTTCAGTAAAACGAATCAACTCTATTCTTGATGTCACCGAACAATCGAAACCAGGTGAAGTACATTCTATACTTTCTGATGGTTTCCGTGGGAGCTCAAAATGTCTATCTTTTGAACAATCTCTTGGCCAAAATATTGCGAACCAGCAAAACTATGGAAATGGTTTACCTCCGCTTGAAACAGGAACTGCTGTGACTGGACACGATATGGCTGTACCAGAGGATAATGTTAAGATAAGTAAAGATATATCCAGGGATCCAAAATCAATGACTGAGTTTCGTCTTACTCTCATAGAAAAGGTCAAACAAGTGCTCCGTCCAATATGGCATGAGGGTAAATTGAGCAAGAAAGCTCACAACAAGATAGTAAAAAAAACAGCTGACAGAACCATGGGCATGGTCAAAAAAATTTCATCAACTCCGGAATCAGCGGATCGGTTTTCTTCTCCAGAGGACAAGATCATTGCAAAATGGGTCAAG CATTACATGGAAAAATATGGAAAACAGTGA